GCCGTGCCGCGCGCGGTGATCGAGCACTGCATTCGCGCGGCCGGCACGGCGCCGAACGGCGCCAACCTGCAGCCGTGGCACTTCGTGGCGGTGAGCGATCCCGCGATCAAGCGGAAGATTCGGGAGGGAGCGGAAGAAGAAGAGCGCGCGTTCTACAGCGGCAAGGCGCCGCAGGAGTGGCTGGATGCGCTCGCGCCACTCGGCACCGACGAGCACAAGCCGTTTCTTGAAACGGCTCCATGGCTGATCGTGATCTTCGGCGAGAGCTACGGCGAGCTGCCCGACGGCCGCAAGGTGAAGCACTACTACACCCAGGAGTCGGTTGGCATC
This genomic interval from Acidobacteriota bacterium contains the following:
- a CDS encoding nitroreductase family protein, encoding MAPFVALTGYQQFDPETMTERAASFYDEVKRRRTVRDFSDRAVPRAVIEHCIRAAGTAPNGANLQPWHFVAVSDPAIKRKIREGAEEEERAFYSGKAPQEWLDALAPLGTDEHKPFLETAPWLIVIFGESYGELPDGRKVKHYYTQESVGIATGILITAVHHAGLVSLTHTPSPMGFLNEILDRPARERAFLILVVGYPAEGATVPDITKKSLAEIATFK